A genome region from Chengkuizengella sp. SCS-71B includes the following:
- the deoD gene encoding purine-nucleoside phosphorylase — translation MSIHIEAKENEIAETILLPGDPLRAKYIAETFLEDISCYNNVRGMLGFTGTYKNERISVQGTGMGVPSISIYVNELIQSYGVKNLIRVGTCGAIQKDVKVRDVILAMTSTTDSQMNRIEFGPIDYAPTANFNLLKRAYDTGVEKGLNLKVGNVFTADQFYNDNAQFEKLARYGVLAVEMETTALYTLAAKFDVNALSVLTVSDHILTGEETTAEERQTTFNDMIEVALDAAIKNK, via the coding sequence ATGAGCATACATATTGAGGCAAAAGAAAATGAAATCGCGGAAACGATACTTTTACCAGGTGATCCATTACGCGCAAAATATATCGCAGAAACCTTCTTAGAAGATATTTCTTGTTATAACAATGTTCGCGGCATGTTAGGGTTTACAGGTACATACAAAAATGAACGTATATCTGTACAGGGAACTGGAATGGGCGTTCCTTCAATTTCTATTTATGTAAATGAATTGATTCAAAGTTATGGTGTGAAAAATTTAATTAGAGTAGGAACATGTGGAGCAATCCAGAAAGATGTAAAAGTACGTGATGTCATTCTTGCCATGACCTCTACCACAGACTCACAAATGAACCGCATTGAATTTGGACCTATTGATTATGCGCCAACAGCAAACTTTAACCTTTTAAAAAGAGCTTATGATACTGGCGTTGAAAAAGGATTAAATTTAAAAGTGGGTAACGTATTTACTGCGGATCAATTTTATAATGATAATGCACAATTTGAAAAATTAGCTCGTTACGGTGTACTTGCAGTTGAGATGGAAACGACAGCTTTATATACATTAGCAGCAAAATTTGATGTAAACGCACTGTCTGTTTTAACTGTAAGTGATCACATTTTAACTGGTGAAGAAACAACTGCTGAAGAAAGACAAACTACATTTAATGATATGATTGAAGTTGCATTAGATGCTGCAATAAAAAATAAATAA
- the merR gene encoding Hg(II)-responsive transcriptional regulator, which produces MNYRAGEIAKACLINKETLRYYERVGLIPEPPRSKSGYRLYQESTIQRIQFIKKLQGLDFSIKEIDKMLGIIDKDNLKCRDMYEFTSQKISDIEQKMKELMKAKSLLEELKQRCPDEKEMFECPIVDSLLEEV; this is translated from the coding sequence ATGAATTATCGTGCAGGTGAAATTGCAAAAGCTTGTTTAATTAATAAAGAAACACTCCGTTATTATGAGCGTGTTGGTCTCATCCCTGAACCTCCACGTTCCAAATCTGGGTATCGATTGTATCAGGAAAGTACAATTCAAAGAATACAATTCATTAAAAAGTTACAAGGATTAGATTTCAGCATAAAAGAAATAGATAAAATGCTCGGTATAATTGATAAAGACAATTTAAAATGTCGAGACATGTATGAATTCACATCTCAAAAAATAAGTGATATTGAACAAAAAATGAAAGAACTAATGAAGGCTAAAAGTCTGTTAGAAGAATTGAAACAACGTTGTCCAGATGAAAAAGAAATGTTTGAATGTCCCATCGTAGATTCACTTTTAGAAGAGGTTTAA
- the merF gene encoding mercury resistance system transport protein MerF — translation MKNKKLFIFGLAGTFITLVCCFTPLLVISLGVIGLSAWIGIIDYFLIPLIVFFIGLTYFSYRKS, via the coding sequence GTGAAAAACAAAAAGTTATTTATATTTGGTTTAGCAGGAACATTCATCACTCTTGTTTGTTGCTTTACCCCCTTACTTGTTATCTCTTTAGGAGTAATAGGTCTCAGTGCATGGATTGGGATCATTGATTACTTCCTTATTCCATTAATCGTATTTTTTATCGGATTAACTTACTTTTCTTATAGGAAGTCTTAG
- the merA gene encoding mercury(II) reductase, whose translation MKNNKFDFDFAIIGSGAAAFSAAIQASQYNTKIVMIEKGTIGGTCVNIGCIPSKTLIQAGNINHTIQHHLVQGLQSETKQINFKNIISQKDELVFSLRQQKYENLIDQYGFEFIRGEAKFTNAHTIEVNGKRITSNIILIATGASPFIPDIPGLKDVKYLTSTSAMNLEKIPNRMIVIGAGYIGLELGQMFHNLGSKVTLLKRNDRLLPSYDLEISERVSSFFNTEHLKLLTGVTYKKIEQKGTIKRIHITIQGEDQIIEADEILVAAGRSPKTSKLNLKNTKVHLGESGEILVNEYMQTNVENIYAAGDVLLSAQFVYTAAHQGSIVADHAFGTTKRKNNSNVIPSVIFTNPSIASVGITEQTAKENDIPIKTSILSMENVPRAIINLNTEGLIKIVAEKNTNKILGVQVVAENAGEIIYAATLAVQFGLTIDNINETFAPYLTMAEGLKLTSLAFDKDPRNLSCCAGN comes from the coding sequence TTGAAAAATAATAAATTTGATTTTGATTTTGCCATTATAGGTTCTGGAGCTGCTGCATTTTCTGCTGCAATTCAAGCCTCTCAATACAATACTAAAATAGTGATGATAGAAAAAGGAACTATTGGAGGAACATGTGTGAATATTGGATGCATACCATCTAAAACGTTAATCCAGGCTGGGAACATAAATCATACAATTCAACATCATCTCGTCCAAGGTCTGCAAAGTGAGACAAAACAAATTAATTTTAAAAATATAATATCTCAAAAAGATGAACTCGTTTTTTCACTTAGACAGCAAAAATATGAGAATCTAATTGATCAATACGGATTTGAGTTCATTCGAGGTGAAGCTAAATTTACTAATGCCCATACGATTGAAGTAAATGGGAAAAGGATTACCTCTAATATCATTTTAATTGCTACTGGGGCATCCCCATTCATTCCAGACATTCCGGGACTAAAAGATGTAAAATATTTAACAAGTACTTCTGCTATGAATTTAGAAAAAATCCCTAATCGAATGATTGTCATTGGAGCAGGTTATATCGGTCTTGAGCTTGGGCAAATGTTTCATAATTTAGGCTCTAAGGTTACTCTTCTAAAACGTAATGATCGTTTATTACCTTCTTATGATTTAGAAATATCGGAAAGAGTTTCTAGTTTTTTTAATACGGAACATTTAAAACTATTAACTGGCGTAACATATAAAAAAATAGAACAAAAAGGAACCATTAAGAGGATTCACATTACAATTCAAGGTGAGGATCAAATTATTGAAGCAGATGAGATACTTGTGGCTGCAGGGAGATCTCCAAAAACAAGTAAACTTAATCTAAAAAATACAAAAGTACATTTGGGTGAGTCAGGAGAAATTCTAGTTAACGAATACATGCAAACTAATGTAGAAAATATTTATGCCGCTGGAGATGTACTTCTTAGTGCACAATTTGTGTACACCGCTGCACATCAAGGAAGTATTGTTGCAGATCATGCATTTGGAACCACAAAACGAAAAAATAATTCGAATGTGATTCCATCTGTGATTTTTACTAACCCTTCGATAGCATCTGTTGGTATTACTGAACAAACAGCAAAAGAAAACGATATCCCTATAAAAACATCTATTTTATCAATGGAAAATGTACCTAGAGCAATCATTAATTTGAATACCGAAGGGTTAATTAAAATTGTAGCTGAAAAAAATACGAATAAAATACTAGGTGTACAGGTTGTCGCAGAAAACGCTGGCGAAATTATTTATGCAGCTACACTAGCTGTACAATTTGGATTAACAATAGACAACATCAATGAAACCTTTGCCCCATATCTTACAATGGCTGAAGGACTTAAATTAACCTCTCTTGCATTTGATAAAGATCCAAGAAATCTATCTTGTTGTGCAGGAAATTAA
- a CDS encoding GNAT family protein, whose amino-acid sequence MKSSQLFEGEKLKLTSIRETDISHILKWYENADFLNLFTAEAAFPKQASEIKKWIDSTDSNEYRFAVRLIDSDQIIGVIEIDGILWNHRTAWLSMAIGDKQNWSKGFGTEMLTLALRYAFSELNLYRLQLTVFSYNERAITLYEKLGFKKEGVYREFLERHDMFLYGLLKDEHNLEQYN is encoded by the coding sequence ATGAAATCAAGTCAATTGTTTGAAGGGGAGAAGTTAAAATTAACATCCATTAGAGAAACAGATATTTCTCATATATTGAAATGGTATGAAAATGCTGATTTTTTAAATTTGTTTACTGCAGAAGCAGCATTCCCAAAACAAGCTTCTGAAATAAAAAAGTGGATTGATTCTACAGATTCTAATGAATATAGATTTGCTGTAAGGTTGATAGATTCAGATCAAATCATAGGGGTAATAGAAATAGATGGAATACTATGGAATCACCGTACTGCATGGTTATCAATGGCCATTGGAGATAAACAAAATTGGTCAAAAGGTTTTGGCACAGAAATGCTAACACTTGCTCTTCGTTATGCATTTAGTGAACTTAATTTATATCGTTTACAATTAACCGTATTTAGTTATAACGAACGAGCGATTACTCTATATGAAAAGCTTGGATTTAAAAAAGAGGGAGTTTACCGTGAGTTTCTTGAACGTCATGATATGTTTTTATATGGATTATTAAAAGATGAACATAATCTTGAACAGTATAATTAA
- a CDS encoding GNAT family N-acetyltransferase, translating to MNIKRLDSTHAELYKKLRLKGLKNHPSAFGSSYEEEKEFTVEEFKSRLKSEFITLGAFKSEQLIGIVTLVKEKKNKLKHRANIYAMYVDSDYHGMGIGKSLMKEVIKEAKELDEVEQIYLSVNRENEAARKLYNSMGFETFGVDKRALKIGDTYYDEEHMMLFLS from the coding sequence ATGAATATTAAACGATTAGATTCTACACATGCTGAATTATATAAAAAACTTAGATTAAAAGGTTTAAAAAACCATCCTTCTGCATTTGGTTCAAGTTATGAAGAGGAAAAAGAATTTACAGTAGAAGAATTTAAAAGTAGATTAAAATCTGAGTTTATAACTCTTGGTGCATTTAAAAGTGAACAACTAATTGGAATAGTGACTTTGGTGAAAGAAAAGAAAAATAAATTAAAACATAGAGCAAATATCTATGCTATGTATGTTGATTCTGATTATCATGGTATGGGGATTGGGAAAAGTTTAATGAAAGAAGTAATAAAAGAAGCAAAAGAGTTAGATGAAGTTGAACAAATTTATTTGAGTGTAAATAGAGAGAACGAAGCAGCAAGAAAACTGTATAATTCTATGGGGTTTGAAACATTTGGAGTAGATAAAAGAGCTTTAAAAATAGGAGATACGTATTATGATGAAGAACATATGATGTTGTTTTTATCATAA
- a CDS encoding DUF3977 family protein has translation MKYIEFGIGNTWLIRTETELNNGTEFEEKGICGPIKFHSLYLRIWVGKTVYILDLKKGFQKGKKDRNKFKFIFGITSR, from the coding sequence TTGAAATACATTGAATTTGGAATAGGTAATACTTGGTTAATTAGAACTGAAACAGAATTAAACAATGGTACAGAATTTGAAGAAAAAGGAATTTGTGGTCCTATAAAGTTTCATTCCTTATACTTACGAATTTGGGTTGGAAAAACGGTATATATTTTAGATTTAAAAAAAGGTTTTCAAAAAGGAAAAAAGGATCGTAATAAATTCAAGTTCATTTTTGGAATTACAAGTAGGTAA
- a CDS encoding MFS transporter encodes MENKNVYTKILKNNNEYKKLFYAQTTSTIGDWFSTIALLTFVYGITGSPFMVSLTLISKGVPQLLFSPLAGVFVDRMNRKKILIITDLIRAIIVLGFLFADNFIYLVFIVNALMALCSTLFNPARQSVIPKMVSKEELPVANSLSSSMQAISAIIGSSIGGLVLGFLSPNIAFALNSMAFFISALIIKFTEIPQTEIKQQSTKKINYSRDIVDGYKFMRFTDHYFSYLWF; translated from the coding sequence TTGGAGAATAAAAACGTATATACAAAAATACTTAAAAACAATAATGAATATAAAAAACTTTTTTATGCTCAAACGACGAGTACAATTGGTGATTGGTTCAGTACTATAGCTTTATTAACTTTTGTTTATGGGATTACAGGGTCACCCTTCATGGTAAGCTTAACGCTCATTAGCAAGGGGGTTCCTCAATTATTGTTTAGCCCGTTAGCAGGTGTTTTTGTTGATAGAATGAATAGAAAAAAGATTCTAATCATTACGGATTTGATTAGAGCTATCATTGTGCTAGGTTTTCTTTTTGCTGATAATTTTATATATTTGGTTTTTATTGTGAATGCTTTAATGGCGTTATGTTCTACACTATTTAATCCTGCAAGACAAAGTGTAATTCCCAAGATGGTTAGTAAAGAAGAATTACCAGTTGCTAATTCGTTATCAAGCTCAATGCAGGCAATTTCTGCTATCATAGGCTCTAGTATAGGTGGGCTTGTATTAGGGTTTCTAAGTCCTAATATCGCTTTTGCATTAAATAGCATGGCTTTTTTCATTTCTGCTTTAATTATAAAGTTTACCGAAATTCCTCAAACTGAGATAAAACAACAATCAACTAAAAAAATCAATTATTCTAGAGATATAGTGGATGGTTATAAATTTATGCGGTTTACGGATCATTATTTCAGTTATCTATGGTTTTAA
- a CDS encoding MBL fold metallo-hydrolase gives MKVATGIEVFEIERKDFLGQDVTIHPTVIWDKEMAILIDTGFPGQKDIFLEEFEKASIPFDSLRKIIITHHHFDHTGSLPSILESSHHNIQVLSNDLEKPYIQGEKDLLTDELLAQMESWPEQWRNDFKSELSNPPKTIVHKIVTDGEELPYCGGIIVINTPGHSIGHISLYHKQSKTLIAADAMVVQDGLLELNQQSIDIELSQKSLRKFTQYDIETVICYHGGLFNDNVNERIAKLVLS, from the coding sequence ATGAAGGTAGCTACAGGAATTGAAGTATTCGAGATCGAAAGAAAAGACTTTTTGGGGCAAGATGTGACTATACATCCTACTGTTATTTGGGATAAAGAAATGGCTATATTGATAGACACTGGTTTCCCAGGTCAAAAAGATATTTTTCTAGAAGAATTTGAAAAAGCATCTATACCTTTTGACTCTCTAAGAAAGATCATCATTACTCATCATCATTTTGACCATACAGGAAGTTTACCTAGTATTTTAGAGTCATCGCATCACAATATTCAAGTTTTATCAAATGATTTAGAAAAACCATATATTCAGGGAGAAAAAGATCTCTTAACAGATGAATTGCTGGCTCAAATGGAATCTTGGCCAGAACAATGGCGTAATGACTTTAAATCAGAGTTATCCAATCCACCAAAAACTATTGTTCACAAAATAGTGACAGATGGTGAAGAGTTACCTTATTGTGGAGGTATCATTGTCATCAATACACCAGGTCATAGTATAGGTCATATTAGCTTGTATCATAAACAAAGTAAGACTCTTATTGCTGCAGATGCAATGGTTGTTCAAGATGGTCTGTTAGAACTAAACCAGCAATCTATAGATATTGAATTATCTCAAAAATCATTGCGAAAGTTCACACAATATGATATTGAAACTGTTATTTGTTATCACGGTGGTTTATTTAATGACAATGTAAATGAACGTATCGCTAAATTGGTCCTTTCTTAA
- a CDS encoding AraC family transcriptional regulator, whose protein sequence is MNMLQSMNECIDYIEKNMNQKIEISVLASKSFSSKFHFQRMFHMLTGYTVAEYIRKRRLTLAAQELTDTKTKVINVALKYGYETPESFSKAFRRVHGISPSQVRESDVSLVAFPRITFHISLKGEKEMNYKIMKKDSFKVLGRGIKVPMVKEKSRVHILKFREKIRQESVDIHILSITGQMELLGVIMDIDHEKEEFTYFIGTMISNNEDMKNYEQKEIPSASWAVFESIGAMPDAASKVWDRIYTEWFPSTGYEQLAGVPEIELIPPGDDTNPNYRCEIWIPIKKK, encoded by the coding sequence ATGAATATGCTTCAAAGCATGAATGAATGTATTGATTACATTGAAAAGAACATGAATCAAAAAATAGAAATATCAGTATTAGCAAGTAAGTCATTCAGTTCTAAGTTTCACTTTCAACGAATGTTCCATATGCTAACAGGTTATACAGTAGCTGAATATATACGAAAACGGAGGTTAACATTAGCTGCTCAAGAGTTGACTGATACGAAAACAAAAGTGATCAATGTTGCTTTAAAGTATGGGTATGAAACACCAGAGTCATTCTCAAAAGCATTCCGGAGAGTGCATGGCATTTCCCCGTCACAAGTAAGGGAATCGGACGTTTCATTAGTCGCCTTTCCACGAATCACATTTCATATTTCTTTAAAAGGAGAAAAGGAAATGAATTATAAAATTATGAAGAAAGACAGTTTTAAAGTATTAGGAAGGGGAATAAAAGTGCCTATGGTGAAAGAGAAGTCCAGAGTACATATTTTAAAATTTAGAGAGAAGATACGGCAAGAAAGTGTTGATATACATATTCTTTCTATTACAGGACAAATGGAACTACTAGGTGTAATTATGGACATAGATCATGAAAAAGAAGAATTTACCTACTTTATTGGTACAATGATCAGTAATAATGAAGATATGAAAAATTATGAGCAAAAAGAGATTCCTTCGGCTTCATGGGCTGTTTTTGAATCCATTGGTGCGATGCCAGATGCAGCTTCAAAAGTATGGGATCGCATCTATACAGAATGGTTTCCTTCAACTGGATATGAGCAACTCGCAGGGGTACCTGAAATCGAGTTGATTCCTCCAGGTGATGATACAAACCCAAATTATCGATGTGAAATTTGGATTCCAATAAAAAAGAAATAA
- a CDS encoding (Fe-S)-binding protein, translated as MELLTIIQLCAFLLLTGYVFYLFYHIMYSRYSFIKLGKEESLQPEYKQRFKQIAVNMFGHKTLLKDKKSGIMHLVMFYGFILIQFGAIDLVGKGLVPGWHLPLGSFYPIFVFIQEITVLLVLLATGYAFYRRYVEKLARLKRGWKAGIVILLLSSLMLSIILSGGLEMIWKGHEVNALQPVSSLFVLAFSWMGSNVAGVLFYVLWWIHLLILYTFLIYVPQSKHAHLFFAPINVFIRKLGVPGKLKKIDLEDENAESFGAGKIEDFTQNQLVDLYACVECGRCTSVCPAASTGKMLSPMHLITNMRDHLTNKGAAITSRTPWMPAFAFGGTTANELAVSTETELDTPLVGEVVTEQELWACTSCRNCEEVCPVANEHVDKIMDMRRYLVLTEGSLPAEAARALNNIERQGNPWGLNRLDRKNWMDQMDDDNKVEEVQNTESFEYLFYVGSMGSYDKRCQKISEAFVEIMNKAGISFAVLGNEEKNSGDTARRLGNEYLYQMLAEENVELFKNYNVKKIVTIDPHAFHTFKNEYQDFGLPEDVEVYHHSQLISKWIEEGKIQPNKSMMDKITYHDPCYLGRHNNEYEAPRQALSSIPGVELVEMERSGSNSMCCGAGGGMMWMEETEGTRVNVERTEQALETKPDLIATGCPYCLTMVDDGLKAKDEEKVQARDIAEIIAESL; from the coding sequence ATGGAACTATTAACTATAATTCAGCTTTGTGCATTTTTATTGCTCACTGGATATGTTTTCTATTTGTTTTATCACATCATGTATAGTCGTTATTCATTTATTAAATTAGGAAAAGAAGAGTCTTTACAACCAGAATATAAACAAAGGTTTAAACAAATTGCAGTGAATATGTTTGGTCATAAAACATTACTAAAGGATAAAAAGAGCGGTATAATGCACTTGGTTATGTTTTATGGATTTATCCTTATTCAATTTGGTGCGATTGATTTGGTTGGTAAAGGACTGGTGCCAGGTTGGCATTTACCATTAGGTTCCTTCTATCCGATTTTTGTATTTATACAGGAAATTACAGTTTTACTAGTGTTATTAGCTACTGGATATGCTTTTTACCGTCGATATGTTGAAAAGTTAGCCCGTTTAAAACGTGGCTGGAAAGCAGGTATTGTGATTTTACTGCTTTCAAGTTTAATGCTTTCTATAATATTGTCAGGTGGTTTGGAAATGATTTGGAAAGGGCATGAGGTAAATGCTCTTCAACCTGTCAGCTCCCTATTTGTATTAGCATTTTCTTGGATGGGTAGCAATGTGGCTGGGGTTCTATTTTATGTTCTTTGGTGGATTCATTTATTGATTCTCTACACATTTTTAATATATGTTCCACAGTCTAAGCACGCTCATCTATTCTTTGCACCTATCAATGTCTTTATTAGAAAACTAGGTGTTCCTGGTAAATTGAAAAAAATAGATTTAGAAGATGAGAATGCAGAGTCTTTTGGAGCTGGAAAAATTGAAGATTTCACACAAAATCAATTGGTAGACCTGTATGCGTGTGTAGAATGTGGTCGTTGTACAAGTGTTTGTCCGGCTGCGTCAACTGGAAAAATGTTATCTCCAATGCATTTAATAACGAATATGAGAGATCATTTAACTAACAAGGGTGCAGCAATTACTTCTCGTACTCCTTGGATGCCTGCTTTTGCATTTGGAGGAACAACTGCCAATGAACTAGCTGTTTCTACTGAAACTGAACTGGACACTCCTTTAGTAGGTGAAGTTGTTACGGAACAAGAACTTTGGGCTTGTACGTCTTGCCGAAACTGTGAGGAAGTATGTCCTGTTGCTAATGAACATGTTGATAAAATTATGGATATGCGTCGTTATTTAGTATTAACGGAAGGAAGCTTGCCAGCCGAAGCGGCTCGTGCTTTAAATAATATTGAAAGACAAGGAAATCCATGGGGATTAAACCGTTTAGATCGTAAAAATTGGATGGACCAAATGGACGATGACAATAAAGTAGAAGAGGTACAAAATACCGAATCCTTCGAATATTTATTTTATGTAGGTTCTATGGGTTCATACGATAAACGTTGTCAAAAAATCTCCGAAGCGTTTGTAGAAATTATGAACAAAGCCGGTATTTCTTTTGCAGTATTAGGGAATGAAGAAAAAAATTCCGGTGATACGGCAAGACGTTTAGGTAATGAATATTTGTATCAAATGCTTGCAGAAGAAAATGTTGAATTATTTAAAAATTATAATGTTAAAAAGATTGTTACCATTGACCCTCACGCATTCCATACGTTTAAAAATGAATATCAAGATTTTGGATTGCCTGAGGATGTTGAGGTCTATCATCACTCACAGCTCATTTCAAAATGGATCGAAGAAGGTAAGATTCAACCTAATAAATCTATGATGGATAAGATTACCTATCATGATCCTTGTTATTTAGGTCGTCACAATAATGAATATGAAGCTCCGCGTCAAGCCTTATCCTCTATACCAGGAGTAGAACTTGTAGAAATGGAACGTTCAGGAAGCAACAGTATGTGTTGTGGTGCTGGTGGAGGAATGATGTGGATGGAAGAAACAGAAGGTACGAGAGTGAACGTTGAAAGAACAGAACAAGCTTTAGAAACAAAACCTGATCTAATCGCAACAGGTTGTCCATATTGCCTCACTATGGTAGATGATGGATTAAAAGCAAAAGATGAAGAGAAAGTTCAAGCTAGGGATATCGCAGAGATTATCGCTGAGAGCTTGTAA
- a CDS encoding PaaI family thioesterase: MNQKEWEAFQNMLAEKVKGTFMELINSEVTEIKDDQIFGSIKVEPMHLNPNGIIHGGVHATVLDSIMGLAVVVARPDDNLVTTTLNIHYLTALKDGTLKVNAKVIHQTNNTLTTEGEIRSEDGQLVAKATGSYRVINK; encoded by the coding sequence ATGAATCAAAAAGAATGGGAAGCCTTTCAGAATATGTTAGCAGAAAAAGTGAAAGGCACATTTATGGAACTCATTAATAGTGAAGTTACTGAAATAAAAGACGATCAAATTTTTGGTTCCATTAAGGTTGAACCCATGCATCTTAATCCAAATGGAATCATACACGGTGGCGTTCACGCCACCGTGTTAGATAGTATCATGGGGCTGGCAGTTGTTGTAGCCCGCCCTGATGATAACTTAGTTACTACCACGTTAAACATCCATTATTTAACTGCTTTAAAAGATGGAACGTTAAAGGTAAATGCAAAAGTTATACATCAAACAAATAATACCCTTACAACTGAGGGAGAAATTAGAAGTGAAGATGGGCAGCTTGTTGCAAAAGCAACAGGCTCATATCGAGTGATTAATAAATAA
- a CDS encoding acyl-CoA dehydrogenase family protein: protein MIKEVAKGGSYLLGDVDASSVFTPEDFSEEHKMIAGMTADFVENEIAPVDERIETQDFDLLVNLLQKAGELGLLGAAIPETYGGTNLDKISSTLIGEKLVRGSSFALSVGAHVGIGTQPIALFGNDDQKSRYLPSLVTGEKLAAYCLTEPSSGSDALGAKTTAVLSEDGKHYVLNGTKQFITNAAFADVFVVYAKVDGDKFTAFIVEKSFEGVSTGPEEKKMGIKGSSTRSLILEDVKVPVENLLGEIGKGHVIAFNILNLGRYSLGAGCLGTSKWAIDLSVEYAKQRKQFGKALVEFPLMQKKIADMAINTYATESVVYRTGGLMDDALKTLDVNDENYQKDVVKKVADYALECSVNKVFASECLDFVSDEAVQIHGGYGFTQEYKVERIYRDSRINRIFEGTNEINRLLIPDMLFRKAMKGELPMMEVAANLEQELVAYMPPMIDEDTPLEKEKAMLASAKKIFLMVGGTAVKKYKQALQDEQEILEIISNLAIQIYALESTILRTEKAIARDGLEKSKQKLNLTVAFAQEAFTKIELMAKEGIVSMDDGDSALMVLSILKKLVRFKPKNLLHIKREIADKIIQSDQYVV, encoded by the coding sequence ATGATTAAAGAAGTTGCTAAAGGTGGAAGTTATTTATTAGGTGATGTTGATGCTTCATCGGTATTTACACCTGAGGATTTTTCAGAAGAACATAAAATGATAGCAGGAATGACAGCTGATTTTGTAGAAAATGAAATCGCACCAGTAGATGAAAGAATTGAAACACAGGACTTTGATTTACTCGTTAATTTATTGCAAAAAGCTGGAGAATTAGGTTTATTGGGTGCGGCAATTCCTGAAACATATGGTGGGACGAATTTAGATAAAATTAGTTCTACTTTAATTGGTGAGAAACTAGTTCGTGGTAGTTCATTTGCTTTAAGTGTGGGTGCACATGTAGGGATTGGAACTCAACCCATTGCACTTTTCGGAAATGATGATCAAAAATCTAGATATTTACCTTCTCTAGTTACTGGTGAAAAACTAGCTGCATACTGTTTAACTGAACCATCTTCAGGTTCAGATGCATTAGGTGCAAAAACAACAGCTGTTTTAAGTGAAGATGGTAAACATTATGTCTTAAATGGGACTAAACAATTTATTACTAATGCAGCGTTTGCTGATGTATTTGTTGTATATGCGAAAGTAGATGGGGACAAATTCACAGCCTTTATCGTGGAAAAATCTTTTGAAGGTGTATCTACGGGTCCAGAAGAAAAGAAAATGGGAATTAAAGGTTCATCAACACGTTCACTTATATTAGAAGATGTAAAAGTACCTGTTGAAAATTTATTAGGAGAGATTGGTAAAGGGCATGTAATCGCCTTTAACATTCTTAACTTAGGTCGTTATTCTTTAGGAGCTGGTTGTTTAGGAACATCCAAATGGGCAATTGATCTTTCTGTTGAATATGCAAAACAAAGAAAACAATTTGGTAAAGCTTTAGTAGAATTTCCACTTATGCAAAAGAAGATAGCTGACATGGCTATTAACACTTATGCAACAGAAAGTGTCGTTTACAGAACTGGTGGATTAATGGATGATGCTCTAAAAACCTTAGATGTAAATGATGAAAACTATCAGAAAGATGTAGTGAAAAAAGTTGCAGATTATGCATTAGAATGTTCTGTTAACAAAGTATTTGCATCAGAGTGTTTGGATTTTGTTTCAGATGAAGCAGTTCAAATTCATGGTGGTTATGGATTTACACAAGAGTATAAAGTAGAAAGAATTTATAGAGATTCTAGAATCAATAGAATTTTTGAAGGAACGAATGAAATTAATCGTTTATTAATTCCAGATATGTTATTCCGTAAAGCGATGAAAGGCGAATTGCCTATGATGGAAGTAGCAGCTAATTTAGAGCAAGAATTAGTAGCCTACATGCCGCCGATGATTGACGAAGACACACCATTAGAAAAAGAAAAAGCAATGCTTGCATCTGCTAAAAAGATCTTTTTAATGGTTGGTGGAACTGCTGTTAAGAAATATAAGCAAGCTTTACAAGATGAGCAAGAAATTTTAGAAATCATCTCAAATTTAGCAATTCAAATCTATGCATTAGAATCCACAATCTTAAGAACAGAAAAAGCAATTGCTAGAGATGGATTAGAAAAGTCCAAACAAAAGTTAAACCTAACAGTTGCATTTGCTCAAGAAGCATTTACAAAAATTGAGTTGATGGCTAAAGAAGGAATTGTTTCTATGGATGATGGTGATTCTGCCTTAATGGTTCTTTCCATCTTAAAGAAATTAGTTCGTTTCAAACCTAAAAACTTATTACACATTAAAAGAGAAATAGCTGATAAGATCATTCAATCTGATCAGTATGTAGTTTAG